The nucleotide sequence GAACTACCATCAAACCTGAAATCGTCGATGCGACTTTAACGCTAGATTCTATTGCCAAGAAAATGCGCAACCAGCGCATGCGTGATGGAGCCTTAAGTTTTGATAAGACGGAAGTCAAATTTGAGCTCAATGACAATGCGGTGCCTACTGGCGTGTATTTTAAAACGTCAAAAGATGCCAATAAACTCATTGAAGAATTTATGTTGCTGGCCAATAGAAAAGTAGCGGCATTTATCGGTAAACGTAATCCTAAACAAACCTTCATTTACAGGATTCACGACGAGCCTAATGATGAAAAACTAGGTGCGTTATCAAAGTTTGTAACCCGATTTGGCCACCGTTTGGACCTGCGCGATCGCAAGACAATAACCTCATCCTTAAATAAATTATTGGATGATGTCAAAGGTCAAAAAGAGCAAAACATGATCGATACACTTGCGATCAGGACGATGTCTAAAGCCGTGTATTCTACAGATAACATAGGCCACTACGGTCTTGCCTTTGATTACTATTCACATTTTACCAGTCCTATACGACGTTATCCTGATGTGATGGTGCACCGTTTGTTGCAGCACTACTTGGATGGTGGGAAATCGGTGAGTGAAGAGCAGTATGAAGAGAAATGCCAGCATTCTACTGAGATGGAAATTCTTGCCACTAAGGCAGAACGCGACAGCATCAAATACATGCAGGTCAAGTTCATGAAAGACCATGCCGATGAGGAATTCCTAGGCGTTATTTCTGGCGTGACTGATTGGGGAATTTACGTAGAAATTCTTTCCAACAAATGTGAAGGAATGATACGTCTGGGCGATCTAGACGATGATTCCTATGAGTTTGTAGAAGATGAATATGCCGTGATAGGTCGACGTACCAAGAACGCTTACCGTCTAGGTGATGAAGTCTATGTAAAAGTCAAGAATGCAGATCTTGTGAAGAAGCATCTGGATTTCTGGATGGTAGGATCAAGAGCTGAGGTGGAGAAGTAGTGTGAAAACTAAAACCTGCCATACCTGTCATCAAGAGCATACTACTTTGTATCGCATCCAGATCATCAAAGGTGGCGAGTGGATTTTTTGTTGCAAGTTGTGTACAGAGCGCCATCAGGCATTACCAGATTATAGATATGGCGGCACCTGGAAAGGTTATAGGCATTGAGATATGAAGTATTATATATTTCTACTATTCATAGTAGTTACTGCGTGTAAAGTTAGTAATCAACCAATGAAGAAATACTCTTACGACTGGTTGCTAGGTTCATGGGAAAGAACTAACGACCGTAGCGGAAAACGAACTTTTGAGGTTTGGCAAAAATGGAATAGTAATTTTTACCATGGCAAAAGTTATACATTGTCTCAGAACGACACGATATACAAGGAAATAAAGCGATTGTTTTACTACGATGGTAAGTGGAATATAGAAGTCAATGATAAAAATGGCTTAACACTTTTCAAAGCTCAAAAAAATATACCAAACTCATTTTCAGTCTACAATCCTGATCATGATTTTCCAAAAGAAATCCATTATTGGATTCAAAATGATACTCTTAGGGCTTCTGTTGGTAATGATGGAGAGAAAAACGAATTTAGCTTTGTGAAGCTATAGTTCAAATTTCCCATGAATTTATAGCGTTGACTGTAACAACTTTCCAGGAGTTACATCTTTAATAAAACACCTATCATGAAAAACATACTTGCCATACTAGCATTAACCATCTCATTTGCGGTTAACGCTCAAGGCGAAAGAGAAATCAACATCGACAACTTTCACACAATTAAAGCCTTTGATCTTATCAATGTTCAATTGATAAAATCTGATGTCAATAAGTTGGAAATAAAAGGAAAGGATTCAGAGAATGTGACCTATGTTTTTAAGGATGGATTGCTCAAACTACGCATGGATACAGACAAGATATTTGATGGTAACAATACCTACGTGACGGTTTATTACACTAACATCAAAACCATTGATGCTAATGAAGGTGCAGAGATCTATGCTAAAGATATTTCTGGACAGGACGCAGTAGAAATCAGAACTCAAGAAGGCGCACGAGTAGTGGCAGGTATCGATCTCAATAAGGTAGATGTACGTGCGGTAACTGGTGGTATTGTCGAGCTTTCAGGAAAAGTCATCAAGCAAAATGTAGTCGTCAATACTGGTGGTATTGTAGAGAATAGAGATCTCAAATCAGAAACTACAGATGTTAAGGTACAAGCTGGTGGTGAGGTTGAAGTTTATGCCAGTGCATCCATAGATGCTGTGGTTCGTGCTGGTGGTGATATTATTGTGTATGGCAATCCTACAAACGTCAACAAGAAGACCACATTTGGTGGTGATATCGTTATCAAATAGATAAGCACACATAGCTTTCTTCATTTTAAGCGCTATTGCATACCTTTGGTAGTCTAGCCTTATGACTACATGGTAGAAGATATTATTAGCGCTATACCGTTAGGATTTGTTATCGCATTCCTGATAGGTCCGGTATTTTTTGCATTGTTGGAAACAAGCGCCATAAAAGGTTTTAGGGCTGCGCTTGCCTTTGATATAGGCGTCATCGTTGCAGACATCATCTTTTTGATGGTCGCTTATTTCATGACATCTTCCATATTGGAAAAACTCAAGGATGACCCTAGTCTATTCATATTTGGTGGCGGTATACTCGCTGCCTATGGTGTAATCTCCTTTGCCCAAACCCGTAAATCCTATCTCAAAGAAGTAGATCCCAATGTTCTCATTGTGCAGAACAACAACTATTTCAAATTAGCGATGAAAGGGTTTTTACTCAACTTTATCAACGTTGGTGTGTTGGGTTTCTGGTTGGGATTGATTGTGGTATTTAGTCCGCAGTTGGAAGGTGATGGTGATAGAATTTTGATCTTCTTTTCAAC is from Nonlabens sp. YIK11 and encodes:
- a CDS encoding head GIN domain-containing protein, whose protein sequence is MKNILAILALTISFAVNAQGEREINIDNFHTIKAFDLINVQLIKSDVNKLEIKGKDSENVTYVFKDGLLKLRMDTDKIFDGNNTYVTVYYTNIKTIDANEGAEIYAKDISGQDAVEIRTQEGARVVAGIDLNKVDVRAVTGGIVELSGKVIKQNVVVNTGGIVENRDLKSETTDVKVQAGGEVEVYASASIDAVVRAGGDIIVYGNPTNVNKKTTFGGDIVIK
- a CDS encoding LysE family translocator translates to MVEDIISAIPLGFVIAFLIGPVFFALLETSAIKGFRAALAFDIGVIVADIIFLMVAYFMTSSILEKLKDDPSLFIFGGGILAAYGVISFAQTRKSYLKEVDPNVLIVQNNNYFKLAMKGFLLNFINVGVLGFWLGLIVVFSPQLEGDGDRILIFFSTTLIVYFIVDIFKILLAKSLNRYLTPLRIFWLKRIIAIIMMVCGAVLIFKGVFPKTTEQFEDRIHIMPDIVDPEKLNDIEDAMKEELEQKQEVKKPASKVPETKTDQESVFDPSSQGNKPEIPLEEEDDILKLIDSTKQNPQP